The Flavobacteriales bacterium genome includes a region encoding these proteins:
- a CDS encoding rod shape-determining protein MreC, which translates to MILIFSKNNPYQHSQFANSSNRFIGEIYNASNTIEQYFSLKKEIELLRVQNRVLQEKIKGSGNVIGNYFSLKEDTVYLQQYRFQSASVIRSTKDKRYNFLTINKGKANGLTKNMGVIGTKGILGYTVACSEHYSTVLPIIHPKFELAVRHQSSQSFGLLTWESTDNWQTATLNDISDFIPVQAGDTIITTGGDGFFPKGELIGTVQKTEEIPGKGTQLITVQLTEGFNDVYSVFIVDDINRIELKQLINSEEINE; encoded by the coding sequence ATGATATTGATCTTTTCTAAAAACAATCCTTATCAACATTCCCAATTTGCCAACTCTTCTAATCGGTTTATAGGCGAAATCTATAATGCTTCTAATACTATTGAACAATATTTTAGTTTAAAAAAGGAAATCGAATTATTAAGGGTTCAAAACAGAGTTTTACAAGAAAAAATAAAAGGAAGCGGGAATGTTATTGGCAACTATTTTTCTTTGAAAGAGGACACGGTTTACCTGCAACAATACCGTTTTCAATCTGCTTCTGTGATTCGGTCAACCAAAGACAAACGTTATAACTTTCTGACGATCAACAAGGGAAAAGCAAATGGTTTAACAAAGAATATGGGGGTAATAGGAACAAAAGGTATTCTTGGGTATACTGTTGCTTGCAGTGAGCATTACTCTACTGTACTTCCTATTATTCATCCCAAATTTGAATTAGCTGTTCGACATCAATCTTCTCAGTCATTTGGTCTCCTAACGTGGGAATCAACAGACAATTGGCAAACAGCCACCTTAAATGACATATCAGATTTTATCCCTGTTCAAGCAGGTGATACGATTATTACTACAGGCGGAGATGGTTTTTTCCCTAAAGGAGAGTTAATTGGAACGGTTCAAAAAACGGAAGAAATACCTGGTAAAGGAACACAATTAATCACTGTACAACTAACTGAAGGTTTCAATGATGTTTATAGTGTTTTTATTGTTGACGACATCAATAGAATAGAATTAAAACAACTGATAAATTCGGAGGAAATCAATGAGTAA
- a CDS encoding rod shape-determining protein, which produces MGLFNVFTQEIAIDLGTANTLIIQNDKVVVDEPSIVAIDRTTNKIIGIGRKAQQMHGKTHENIKTVRPLRDGVIADFHAAEHMIRGMIKMISSKRQIIQPSLRMVICIPSGITEVEKRAVQDSAEHAGGKEVYLIHEPMAAAIGIGVDVEEPMGNMIIDIGGGTSEIAVIALGGIVCDKSIRVAGDDFTGDIEEYMRRQHNILIGERTAEQIKIEVGAAVTELENPPEDFPVRGRDLMTGIPKEIYVTYQEIAHCLDKSIAKIEEAIMNALEMTPPELSADIYKTGIYLAGGGSMLRGLDKRISEKTKLPVHIAEDPLRAVARGTGIALKNIDKYQFLIKQ; this is translated from the coding sequence ATGGGATTATTTAACGTATTTACACAAGAAATAGCAATTGATTTAGGAACAGCCAACACACTGATTATCCAAAACGATAAAGTAGTGGTTGACGAGCCCTCTATCGTAGCAATAGACCGTACCACCAATAAAATAATTGGAATTGGACGAAAAGCTCAACAGATGCATGGTAAAACTCATGAAAACATCAAAACTGTTCGTCCGCTTCGCGATGGAGTAATTGCCGACTTCCATGCCGCTGAACACATGATTAGAGGAATGATCAAAATGATTAGCTCTAAACGTCAAATTATACAACCTTCTTTAAGAATGGTAATCTGTATCCCCTCAGGTATTACTGAAGTAGAAAAAAGAGCCGTTCAAGATTCTGCTGAGCATGCAGGTGGAAAAGAAGTTTATTTGATTCATGAACCTATGGCTGCAGCAATTGGAATTGGAGTGGATGTTGAAGAACCTATGGGTAACATGATTATTGATATAGGTGGAGGAACTTCTGAAATTGCAGTCATTGCATTGGGAGGAATTGTCTGTGACAAATCTATCCGTGTTGCTGGTGACGATTTTACTGGAGATATCGAAGAATACATGAGACGTCAACACAATATTTTAATTGGTGAGCGAACTGCTGAACAAATTAAAATTGAAGTTGGTGCTGCTGTAACAGAGTTAGAAAATCCACCTGAAGACTTCCCTGTTCGTGGACGAGATTTGATGACGGGTATTCCAAAAGAAATTTATGTGACTTACCAAGAAATTGCACACTGTTTAGATAAGTCCATAGCCAAAATTGAAGAGGCGATTATGAATGCCTTAGAAATGACACCTCCAGAGTTATCTGCTGACATTTACAAAACAGGGATATACTTAGCTGGCGGAGGCTCAATGTTGAGAGGATTGGACAAACGTATTTCAGAAAAAACTAAACTTCCTGTTCATATTGCTGAGGATCCTTTAAGAGCTGTTGCGAGAGGTACAGGAATTGCATTAAAGAACATTGATAAGTACCAGTTCTTAATCAAACAATAA